A section of the Sedimentisphaera cyanobacteriorum genome encodes:
- a CDS encoding IS1634 family transposase, protein MYLKKHKRKKNGKINSYYSIAEKRKVSRGRYVEKMVLYLGEISDSQKKSWQRSIEIINEDNKPVRKSLFAFDQDNHTHHDIDTIPVKLSKMKLNNPRTFGDCWLGCEIWDMLGLDTFWSERIDTAKSPVDYSKVVKLLTVNRLIKPGAEFYVHRHWFTQTAMDVLLGCEFDVAEKNRLYRCLDRILPYKEELCSYLKDTWQMMFNLEYDILLYDITSTYFEGLCKSNPKAKFGHSKDRRGDCRQILIALVVTPEGFPINYEILAGNTSERTTLKPLLNKIESKYGKAGRLWLMDRGIPTEAVLEYMRDNGIDYLVGTPRKLLDEFQEELSVKSWFDVNGIVRIKHIAKDDECYILARSKERMAKERAMRKRKLRNYLEGLEKLKKCRSRDVFMQRLGKLKHQAGSCRKCVTLTIPRNKERIEKGEFDYKFEASKYKEMIYRDGTYFLRTNQSGKDGAALWKEYMLQCNVEQAFRELKSDLGIRPVYHHKQDRVEAHVFVAFMSYCLQVTLRHKLRASACGMTAQAALAAMSRIQMLDVSFETQDSRTLLMQRYTEPEDEHKLLLQKLKIELPPQKPPKIYSGKLKK, encoded by the coding sequence AGCGTAAGGTTTCTCGCGGGCGTTATGTTGAGAAGATGGTGCTGTATCTTGGTGAAATCTCTGATTCTCAGAAGAAGTCTTGGCAGAGATCCATTGAGATAATCAACGAGGACAACAAGCCTGTCCGCAAGTCATTATTCGCTTTTGATCAGGACAATCACACACATCACGACATAGATACGATTCCGGTAAAGCTCTCAAAGATGAAGCTTAACAACCCCAGAACATTCGGGGACTGCTGGCTCGGCTGCGAGATATGGGATATGCTGGGATTAGACACCTTCTGGTCGGAGAGGATAGACACTGCCAAATCGCCGGTTGACTATTCAAAAGTTGTAAAATTGCTGACAGTAAACCGTCTTATCAAGCCCGGAGCGGAGTTTTATGTCCACCGGCACTGGTTCACTCAGACCGCAATGGATGTATTGCTGGGCTGTGAATTTGATGTTGCCGAAAAAAACCGGCTTTACCGTTGTCTGGACAGGATATTGCCGTATAAAGAAGAGCTTTGTTCTTATTTGAAAGACACATGGCAGATGATGTTCAATCTGGAATATGACATTCTGCTTTACGATATAACCAGTACTTATTTTGAGGGATTATGCAAAAGCAATCCCAAGGCAAAATTCGGCCACAGCAAAGACCGCAGAGGCGATTGCAGGCAGATTCTTATCGCTTTGGTAGTTACCCCTGAGGGATTTCCGATCAATTATGAGATACTCGCCGGCAACACCTCAGAGAGAACAACGCTTAAACCCTTGTTAAACAAGATAGAGTCGAAATACGGCAAGGCAGGCAGGTTATGGCTGATGGACAGAGGTATTCCAACAGAAGCTGTGCTGGAGTATATGCGTGATAACGGGATTGATTATCTTGTCGGAACGCCCCGTAAGCTGCTGGATGAATTCCAAGAAGAGCTTTCTGTGAAAAGCTGGTTTGATGTAAATGGAATCGTTCGCATAAAGCATATAGCCAAAGATGACGAATGCTATATTCTTGCTCGAAGCAAAGAGAGAATGGCTAAAGAACGGGCTATGCGTAAAAGAAAGCTCCGTAATTACTTAGAAGGACTGGAGAAGTTAAAGAAATGCCGCAGCCGAGATGTTTTTATGCAAAGGCTCGGCAAACTCAAACATCAGGCGGGCAGCTGCCGTAAGTGTGTAACTCTTACGATTCCCCGAAATAAGGAAAGGATTGAGAAGGGCGAGTTTGATTATAAGTTTGAAGCGAGCAAATATAAAGAAATGATATACCGCGACGGCACATACTTTTTGCGTACAAACCAGTCTGGCAAGGATGGTGCAGCCCTGTGGAAGGAATATATGCTTCAGTGCAACGTTGAGCAGGCATTCAGGGAGCTCAAGAGCGATCTGGGAATTCGTCCTGTCTATCACCATAAGCAAGACAGGGTTGAGGCTCACGTGTTTGTAGCGTTTATGAGCTATTGTTTGCAAGTAACACTGAGGCATAAGCTCAGGGCAAGCGCCTGCGGGATGACTGCTCAGGCGGCATTAGCAGCAATGTCTCGGATCCAGATGCTGGATGTTTCATTTGAAACGCAAGACAGCAGAACTCTGCTTATGCAGAGATATACCGAACCGGAAGACGAACACAAGCTGCTGCTGCAGAAATTGAAGATAGAACTGCCGCCGCAAAAACCTCCGAAAATATACAGCGGGAAACTGAAAAAATAA
- a CDS encoding RNA recognition motif domain-containing protein encodes MGKSIYVGNLNYKVEAEQLEEVFSEFGDVVSARVILDRETKRSKGFGFVEMGDDESAATAIEELNGHELDGRTMKVSEATPREEKPRRSFNRRN; translated from the coding sequence ATGGGCAAGAGTATCTATGTCGGTAACCTTAACTATAAGGTTGAAGCAGAACAGCTTGAGGAAGTTTTCTCAGAGTTCGGTGACGTTGTAAGTGCGAGAGTAATCCTCGACCGTGAAACAAAAAGAAGCAAAGGCTTCGGATTTGTTGAAATGGGCGATGATGAATCCGCAGCTACTGCAATCGAAGAATTGAACGGCCATGAGTTGGATGGAAGAACTATGAAAGTCAGCGAGGCAACTCCGCGAGAGGAAAAGCCACGCAGGTCATTTAATAGAAGAAACTAA
- a CDS encoding radical SAM protein gives MTAIITKPDLEQKLSLLSRDAQYDLACACNVSGEQNRKAGSDGKWIYPATLPEGGKSVLFKTLLTNSCTNDCKYCPLRKARDEQRFSLSPERISRVFMDYLRRGKVHGLFLSSGVHRGPEYAMQQLIDTAEILRRKHRFSGYIHLKIIPGASAESIEKAVSLASAVSLNIETAGEENFRRLSDKKDYMRDIVRPIKLIKQLTSADGRYSRVKQTTQFIVGASEEKDSELLAYMQRLYDNMNMQRIYFSAYQKGLGSPDLPGENSSRTANQLRLREHRLYQADYLFRIYGFKASEMPLLKDGSMPADKDPKLAWAGQHPERFPVDVNSAGKAELLRIPGIGPAAAKRIIQRRKKESLRSLSDISSRPAVQSRACHYISFSGKRASLF, from the coding sequence ATGACAGCTATTATTACAAAACCCGATTTAGAGCAGAAGCTCAGCCTCCTCAGCAGGGACGCACAATACGATCTCGCCTGCGCCTGCAATGTTAGCGGCGAACAGAACCGGAAAGCCGGCAGCGACGGAAAATGGATCTATCCAGCAACACTTCCAGAAGGCGGCAAGAGCGTCCTCTTCAAAACTCTTCTCACTAATTCCTGCACAAACGACTGCAAATACTGTCCTCTGCGCAAAGCCAGAGACGAGCAGCGCTTCAGCTTAAGCCCTGAGAGAATAAGCCGCGTTTTTATGGATTATCTTAGGCGGGGAAAGGTGCACGGTTTGTTTTTAAGCAGCGGTGTTCATCGCGGCCCGGAATACGCTATGCAGCAGCTTATCGATACAGCGGAGATCCTCCGCAGAAAGCACAGATTCAGCGGGTACATACATCTCAAAATTATCCCCGGGGCAAGTGCTGAATCTATTGAGAAAGCGGTATCGCTTGCCAGTGCTGTATCGCTGAATATTGAAACCGCAGGCGAGGAGAATTTCCGCAGGCTCTCAGATAAAAAGGACTATATGCGGGATATCGTGCGGCCAATAAAGCTGATAAAACAGCTCACCTCTGCGGACGGGCGATACAGCAGGGTAAAACAGACCACGCAGTTTATCGTTGGAGCATCAGAGGAGAAAGACAGCGAACTGCTCGCATATATGCAGAGACTCTACGATAATATGAATATGCAGCGGATTTACTTCAGCGCGTATCAGAAGGGGCTCGGCAGTCCTGATCTGCCTGGTGAGAACAGCTCCCGAACCGCAAACCAGCTTCGCCTCAGGGAGCACCGCCTCTATCAGGCCGATTATCTCTTCCGCATTTACGGCTTCAAAGCATCCGAGATGCCCCTGCTCAAAGACGGGAGCATGCCGGCAGATAAAGACCCGAAGCTCGCCTGGGCAGGACAACATCCCGAGCGTTTCCCTGTGGACGTTAATTCTGCGGGCAAAGCTGAACTGCTTAGGATTCCCGGCATCGGTCCGGCAGCGGCTAAAAGGATAATCCAGCGGCGCAAAAAAGAGAGCCTGCGCAGTCTTTCGGATATAAGCAGCAGACCTGCCGTTCAAAGCAGGGCCTGCCATTACATATCATTCAGCGGGAAGCGGGCTTCGCTTTTCTGA